Genomic segment of Truepera radiovictrix DSM 17093:
GGCAAAGAGCGCGTCCTCGGTGCTCTGCGCGTAGATGTGCGGCACCGCGTACCGGTCGCGCACCACCTCGACGGGTGCGCGGAGCCCGGGCAGCGTCAGCGTCCCGCGCACCTGCGGGAGCGAGGTGCGCAGGTAGAAAAACGCCCCCAACAGGAGCAGCAAGAGCAGCGCCAGCGTCCAGGTAACGACGCGCACAAACCAGCGCGCAGCGGAGGGTGAGGAGGGTGACGTCTTCACGTTTGCGTGACAGTTTAACGCACGTCACCCCCGACGCGAGGTGCCGCCTGACCACACCGCCGTCACGGCGACGCGCCCTAGCGAACGCCGCGCAAACTTGCCATCAAAAATCATACGCGTTAGTTTATGTAGACAGTTTACGATAGACCCAACCCCAGGGGTCACCCTCGAGGCGTGTGGTTTTGTCGTGACGTCTTCTCATCGCTTTGTGAGGTCTAGGATGAAAAGCCCAACGTCGGAGTCGCGGTCGGTGTTACGCGGTGGAAAGCGTTTCGCCGTTCGTGGTGGCGAACGCTCTAGAGCGCCCGGGCGGGTAGCGCCCCCAGGCCCGCACCCACGGACCCGGAGAGGGCCGTGACGCGCTACATGGCCCACAGTCCCAGCGAAGAGAATCCGCGCTGGCAAACGCTTAAAGCTCATGCTGAAGGTGTGAGCGCGCGGCTCGAGCATCACCTGCGCTACCTCTTCGAGAGCGTTCCGGAACTGAGGCCCTACGCCAAGCTGACGGCCTACCTGCACGACCTCGGCAAATATCGTGATGGCTTTCAGGAGCACCGCTTGGGTTGGAACCCACACACTCAGCGACCGGAGGCGTTTCCACGACGGGCGCTTGAACATAGCGACGCCGGGGCGAAGTTCGTGCAAGCGCTGCTAGAGATGGACAGGGAAACCGCCTCGGAAGTGCCCTTCGTCATCGCCAGCCACCACGGGCGCTTGCACGACGTCGACGCGCTGCTCAGGCGGCTACAAGGCACTGACCTCGCCGAAGTCGAAACGCTCATGGAACGCGCTATCGCTGAGCTGCCGGAACTCGAGGCGCTACTCGATGAACCGCTGCCCGACTTGCCGCTCGACAAGACCGCTCGAGCCTTTCTCATCCGCTTTTTGCTCAGCGCTCTGGTCGATGCCGACCGCCTCGACACCGAAGCGCACGGCAACCCGAGCAAAGCCGAACTGAGAAACCAGCACGCCGCCGAGCAGGACGAAATGAGGCAGCTGCTGGAGCGCGTGCGAGCTGACCAGGACGAAAAGGCTGCTGAGGACGGAAAAGACCCGCAGCCCATCAACGCGCTGCGCCGGGAGATGTACGCTTCAGCCCTCGGCAACGCGGCGCTTCCCCCTGGGTTTTTCCGCCTCACCATGCCCACGGGGGGCGGCAAAACGCTCACCTCGCTCGCGTTTGCCCTCGAGCACGCTAGGCAGCACGGGCTGAGGCGCGTCATCTACGCCGTGCCCTTTACGACCATTATCGACCAGACCGCCAAGGTCTTTCGGGAGGTGCTCGAGCGGTGTGACTTCAAGGTCTTAGAGCACCACAGCAACTTGGAGGTCAAGGAGCCGAAAGAAGGCGAGGAAAACCAGACCACCGCCCCCGACCTCGCCACCGAAAACTGGGACGCGCCCGTCATTGTCACGACGACCGTCCGGCTCTTTCAGGAGACCCTCTTCGGCACGCGCACCGCGCAGCTGCGGCGACTGCACAACGTTTCAGGGAGCGTCATCGTCCTGGACGAAGCCCAAACCCTCCCCGCCAACCTGCTCCAGCCCACGCTCGACGCCCTGAGTTTCCTCGTCAAGTACGCGCGCTGCAGCGTCGTGCTGTGCACTGCCACCCAGCCCGCGCTGGACGAGCGCCTGGGCTTCCCGGCTTTAAAAGGCATCCGCGAGCTGGTGCCGGACGCCGCCCGCTACTTCAATGCTCTAAAGCGCGTGGAGTACGCATTTCGCATTGCCGAGCCAACACCTTGGGTTGAGCTTGCCGATGAGCTGAAGAAAAAAGAGCAAGTGCTGTGCATCGTCAACACCCGCCAGCACGCCAGCGACCTCTACACCCTGCTCGGCGAAGATGAGGCGAACTTTCACCTCTCGACCCACCTCTGCCCCGCCCACCGCCAACGTGAGCTAGCAGTGATCAAGCAGCGCCTCGGCTTGGGCAAGCCCTGCCGCGTCGTCTCGACGCAGCTCATCGAAGCTGGCATCAACGTGGACTTTCCAACCGTCTACCGCGCGCTGGGGCCGCTCGAGGCGATCGTGCAGGCCGCAGGCCGCTGCAACCGCGAGGGCTTGTTGAAAGACGAAAACGACAACCCTACCTTGGGCCAGGTCATCGTCTTCTTGCCCGAAGATCACCGAACGCCGCCAGGGGATTACGAGGTGCGAACGACGCTGACCCAGAACGAGCTAACGGGAACCGACCTGCACGACCCGACGGTGTTCACAACTTACTTCCGAGAGGTCTACAGCCGCATCAGCCAGGCCCCCGAGGTCGAGGTGGCAGGCGGCAGGCGCCCCTTTCAAAAGGCGCACGCCGAGCTCTATTTCGCACAGGTTGCTAAAGCCTACCGGATGATCGAGGGCGAGACGCTTCCGGTCATCATCCGAGGCTACGACCCGGTGCGTGTGACGGCGCTCCTTGGGACGCTCCGCGACAGCCAAAATCGCGAGGAGCGCCAGCGCGCGTGGCGGGCGCTGCAGCAGTACACCGTCAACTTGCAGGTGTATCAGGCGAAGGGGCTCGAGCCTTTTCTCGGCAAGGTCGCCGAGCTGGAAGAGCGCGCCCGGTGGCGCAAGGTGGAGCCGCCCTATCTGCGCGAGTGGCCCGCGAGTTCCAGGTATCACGACAAGCTCGGCATCGTGCCGGAATTCAACACCGACCTCCTCACGAGCTTCTGAAAGGAGAGAGCATGTGTTAACGCTCAAAGTCTGGGGCGACTACGCCTGCTTCACCCGCCCCGAGAACAAAGCCGAACGCGTCTCCTACGACGTGATGACCCCCTCGGCGGCGAGGGGCGTGCTCGAGGCCGTCTTCTGGAAACCCGAGTTCACGTGGCGGGTGCGGGAGATCATCGCCCTAAAGCCCGTCAAGCGCCTGAGCATCCTGCGCAACGAGGTCAACACGCTGGCGTCCGAACGCGCGGCGAAGGGTTGGGCGGCGAATGGCGGCGGCTTCGATGCCGAGAGCGACCGCGCGCAGCGGCACGCGCTCGTTCTCAGAGACGTGGCCTACCTCATCCGCGCCGAGATGGTGCTCAGGCCGCATGCGACCGATCCGCTCACCAAGTACACCGAGATCTTCGAGCGCCGCGCCGAGAAGGGACAGGCGTTCGCGCAGCCCTACCTGGGAACGCGCGAGTTCAGCGCCTTTTTTAGCCTGCCTGACGGCAGCGAAACGCCTGCCAACCTGGTGCGTCAGTTAGGCGGCGAGTACGCCGAGCGAGCAGGCGAGCTGAGCCTGGGGCGGATGCTCTTCGACCTCGAGTTTCAGGAGGCTGCCAAGGGCCGCCTCACCTACCGCCAGCACAGCCCAGAGG
This window contains:
- a CDS encoding CRISPR-associated endonuclease Cas3''; this encodes MAHSPSEENPRWQTLKAHAEGVSARLEHHLRYLFESVPELRPYAKLTAYLHDLGKYRDGFQEHRLGWNPHTQRPEAFPRRALEHSDAGAKFVQALLEMDRETASEVPFVIASHHGRLHDVDALLRRLQGTDLAEVETLMERAIAELPELEALLDEPLPDLPLDKTARAFLIRFLLSALVDADRLDTEAHGNPSKAELRNQHAAEQDEMRQLLERVRADQDEKAAEDGKDPQPINALRREMYASALGNAALPPGFFRLTMPTGGGKTLTSLAFALEHARQHGLRRVIYAVPFTTIIDQTAKVFREVLERCDFKVLEHHSNLEVKEPKEGEENQTTAPDLATENWDAPVIVTTTVRLFQETLFGTRTAQLRRLHNVSGSVIVLDEAQTLPANLLQPTLDALSFLVKYARCSVVLCTATQPALDERLGFPALKGIRELVPDAARYFNALKRVEYAFRIAEPTPWVELADELKKKEQVLCIVNTRQHASDLYTLLGEDEANFHLSTHLCPAHRQRELAVIKQRLGLGKPCRVVSTQLIEAGINVDFPTVYRALGPLEAIVQAAGRCNREGLLKDENDNPTLGQVIVFLPEDHRTPPGDYEVRTTLTQNELTGTDLHDPTVFTTYFREVYSRISQAPEVEVAGGRRPFQKAHAELYFAQVAKAYRMIEGETLPVIIRGYDPVRVTALLGTLRDSQNREERQRAWRALQQYTVNLQVYQAKGLEPFLGKVAELEERARWRKVEPPYLREWPASSRYHDKLGIVPEFNTDLLTSF
- the cas5c gene encoding type I-C CRISPR-associated protein Cas5c, with translation MLTLKVWGDYACFTRPENKAERVSYDVMTPSAARGVLEAVFWKPEFTWRVREIIALKPVKRLSILRNEVNTLASERAAKGWAANGGGFDAESDRAQRHALVLRDVAYLIRAEMVLRPHATDPLTKYTEIFERRAEKGQAFAQPYLGTREFSAFFSLPDGSETPANLVRQLGGEYAERAGELSLGRMLFDLEFQEAAKGRLTYRQHSPEGGRWVAGDAVPRFFDAKLTDGGVLRVPPELYGETS